The following coding sequences are from one Lycium ferocissimum isolate CSIRO_LF1 chromosome 3, AGI_CSIRO_Lferr_CH_V1, whole genome shotgun sequence window:
- the LOC132050211 gene encoding uncharacterized protein LOC132050211 — translation MPTIDLSRTPLCLHLTSFPVQQVPKIHFSLSTLSKNSFLYSFKPKRFHFLKPCSSLKETKKQQTISKSPTNSPQRLLNLNLKRDDENESESESDGDNNSAVKGTILAGLLLVGVVGGFGAVGYVYRDQINVFLNQFSGFIQGYGPAGYALFVAVYAGLEILAIPAIPLTMSAGLLFGSVTGTIIVSISGTVAASIAFLIARYFARERILKLVEGNKKFLAVDKAIGENGFKVVTLLRLSPLLPFSLGNYLYGLTSVKFVPYVLGSWLGMLPGSWAYVSAGAFGRAIIQEEAGVGLGGANGGQLLTLGIGLLLTAVAAAYVTQLAKDAVKDIE, via the exons ATGCCCACCATTGATTTAAGCAGAACACCACTATGTCTACACCTTACTTCTTTTCCAGTTCAACAAGTACCCAAGattcatttttctctttcaaCTTTATCCAAGAATTCATTTCTATATAGTTTTAAACCCAAGAGGTTTCATTTCTTGAAACCATGTTCTTCCCTCAAAGAAACCAAGAAACAACAGACCATTTCAAAGTCACCTACAAATTCACCCCAAAGACTTCTTAATTTGAACCTCAAAAgagatgatgagaatgagagtgaGAGTGAGAGTGATGGTGATAATAATAGTGCAGTTAAAGGTACCATTTTGGCTGGTCTTTTGCTTGTGGGTGTAGTTGGTGGATTTGGTGCTGTTGGTTACGTCTACAGAGACCAGATTAATGTTTTCTTGAACCAGTTTTCAGGCTTCATTCAAG GTTATGGGCCAGCTGGATATGCTCTTTTTGTTGCAGTTTATGCTGGACTAGAA ATCCTTGCCATACCAGCAATTCCATTGACCATGTCTGCTGGTCTTCTATTTGGCTCTGTGACTGGAACTATCATTGTGTCCATTAGTGGAACG GTGGCCGCAAGCATTGCATTCTTGATTGCCAGATATTTTGCTCGTGAACGTATTCTTAAGCTGGTAGAAGGGAACAAGAAATTTCTTGCTGTAGACAAAGCAATTGGAGAAAATGGTTTCAAAGTTGTTACTCTTCTCCGTTTGAGCCCTTTGCTTCCCTTCTCTTTGGGGAATTATCTCTACGGACTTACTTCAGTCAAGTTTGTGCCATATGTTTTAGGAAG TTGGCTAGGAATGCTTCCTGGATCTTGGGCTTATGTGAGTGCAGGTGCATTTGGTCGGGCAATTATT CAAGAAGAAGCTGGAGTTGGTTTAGGAGGAGCAAACGGAGGCCAACTGTTGACCCTCGGAATAGGTTTATTGCTTACAGCAGTCGCTGCAGCTTATGTAACACAGCTTGCTAAG GATGCTGTAAAGGATATCGAGTAG